A genomic segment from Peribacillus sp. ACCC06369 encodes:
- a CDS encoding D-glycerate dehydrogenase yields MKPRVIIYKKVDQEVLDYIQKTCDVVYFEGLDSQNHPEFLQELKTAQGILGSGLKVDKSLLDQAPQLKIVCNSSVGYDNLDVTELSNRGIMATNTPEVLNETVADTIMGLMLSTARRMPELDQLVKSGQWTSNIGEKWFGVDVHHKVLGIIGMGGIGSAVSKRAHFGFGMNILYHNRSRNEEAEQKYGATYCSMEDLLKQSDFVCLMTPLTPQTENMMGEKEFKLMKESAIFINCSRGKTVDEEALIHALTTGEIHAAGLDVFVQEPVKEDNPLLSMKNVVTLPHIGSATYETRLKMAMLAATNLVAGLQGETPPTLIKAGVKVK; encoded by the coding sequence ATGAAACCGAGAGTAATCATTTATAAGAAAGTGGATCAAGAAGTGTTGGATTATATTCAAAAGACATGTGATGTCGTATATTTTGAGGGTCTTGACTCACAAAATCATCCTGAATTCCTTCAAGAGTTGAAGACAGCACAAGGGATATTAGGTTCAGGATTAAAAGTGGATAAAAGTTTACTGGATCAGGCACCGCAATTAAAAATCGTCTGTAATTCGTCGGTTGGTTACGACAATCTGGATGTAACAGAGCTGTCCAATCGGGGAATTATGGCTACGAATACTCCTGAGGTATTAAATGAGACAGTCGCCGATACGATTATGGGCTTGATGTTATCCACAGCGAGAAGAATGCCAGAGTTGGATCAATTGGTGAAGTCAGGGCAATGGACATCGAATATCGGGGAAAAATGGTTTGGGGTGGATGTCCATCATAAAGTATTAGGAATCATCGGAATGGGAGGAATAGGATCTGCCGTTTCAAAGAGGGCTCATTTTGGGTTTGGCATGAACATTTTATATCACAACAGATCCAGAAATGAGGAAGCGGAACAAAAGTATGGGGCTACATACTGTTCAATGGAAGATCTGTTAAAGCAGTCTGATTTCGTCTGCTTAATGACACCGCTCACTCCCCAAACCGAAAATATGATGGGGGAAAAAGAATTCAAACTCATGAAGGAGTCCGCCATCTTCATCAATTGTTCAAGAGGGAAAACAGTGGATGAAGAAGCCTTGATCCATGCGCTAACAACCGGTGAAATTCACGCGGCAGGACTGGATGTCTTTGTACAAGAGCCCGTCAAGGAAGACAACCCATTGCTTTCCATGAAGAATGTTGTCACTTTGCCTCATATCGGTTCCGCAACATATGAAACCCGCTTGAAAATGGCGATGCTGGCCGCAACCAACCTTGTTGCCGGATTACAGGGGGAAACTCCGCCTACCTTAATTAAAGCTGGTGTAAAGGTAAAGTAA
- a CDS encoding Nramp family divalent metal transporter — protein MKNQSNLAESTVMAPEFESRKQNFFTKFKTAYGPGILAVLTWLGAGDLVTSSVAGADYGYSLMWILALSLILRFLIVNIIARFQLCNTEGLTILEGYGRIHPFFGYFMFGYALIMGHLFNAYMIKGAGEVLSTLFHVNQPFLASMVVVALVFMLIGRNIYNRIESVMKVLLALLTIAFLYLAISATPDVGQIIKGTVGFSIPSDTGVHGALLVAISIIGAVAGSISNFVHPYFMREKGWTKPSHVKVQRNDLLFAIGVCIVINLAIWVVGAEILKPNGIHVETIDDLAMALQMSLGQFGWYIFYLGVFGVLFASIVGKSTGFPRLIVDAFYVINKDRREKYNGKYEKDPMYKWITIFVLVTPIIWSIPGMPGFIALTIGVNAINIIGFPIIAIGMLVLSNRKNLMGKYKNNWFENIVLTLASVLAVWSAVQLALTFI, from the coding sequence TTGAAAAATCAATCTAATCTTGCTGAATCTACTGTAATGGCTCCTGAGTTCGAAAGTAGGAAACAAAATTTTTTCACGAAGTTTAAAACAGCTTATGGTCCAGGAATACTTGCCGTATTAACGTGGCTTGGAGCTGGTGATCTGGTGACTTCTTCTGTTGCCGGGGCAGATTATGGATATAGTTTAATGTGGATTTTAGCTTTATCATTAATCCTTCGTTTTCTTATCGTTAATATCATTGCTCGGTTCCAGCTTTGTAACACAGAGGGGTTAACCATTCTTGAAGGATATGGACGTATTCATCCATTTTTCGGTTACTTTATGTTTGGTTATGCATTAATAATGGGTCATCTTTTTAATGCATATATGATTAAGGGTGCGGGAGAGGTATTATCGACCCTGTTCCATGTTAATCAGCCATTCTTGGCTTCAATGGTAGTTGTAGCATTAGTTTTCATGCTTATTGGCAGAAATATTTATAATAGAATTGAAAGTGTAATGAAAGTTCTTTTGGCATTATTGACGATTGCCTTCTTGTACCTGGCCATTTCAGCAACACCGGATGTGGGGCAAATCATTAAAGGGACGGTCGGTTTTAGCATTCCAAGTGATACTGGCGTTCATGGAGCATTATTGGTGGCGATTTCAATTATAGGTGCAGTGGCAGGATCCATTTCGAACTTTGTTCATCCATATTTCATGAGAGAAAAGGGTTGGACGAAACCGAGTCACGTCAAGGTTCAAAGAAATGATTTACTGTTTGCCATCGGAGTTTGCATTGTGATCAATTTGGCCATTTGGGTTGTAGGTGCAGAAATTTTAAAACCAAATGGAATTCATGTGGAAACGATTGATGATTTGGCAATGGCATTACAAATGTCGTTAGGGCAATTTGGCTGGTACATTTTTTATCTTGGTGTATTTGGCGTATTGTTTGCGAGTATAGTAGGGAAGTCAACTGGTTTTCCAAGATTGATTGTAGACGCCTTTTACGTAATTAATAAGGACCGACGCGAAAAGTACAATGGGAAATATGAAAAAGATCCAATGTATAAATGGATTACGATTTTTGTATTAGTTACTCCAATCATTTGGTCCATTCCTGGCATGCCTGGTTTTATTGCATTGACAATTGGTGTAAATGCAATAAACATAATCGGTTTCCCTATTATCGCAATAGGAATGCTTGTACTATCAAATCGAAAAAACTTGATGGGTAAATATAAAAATAATTGGTTCGAAAATATTGTTCTGACCCTAGCCTCCGTTTTAGCGGTCTGGTCAGCAGTCCAATTGGCTCTTACCTTTATTTGA
- a CDS encoding competence protein ComK has product MMIRKNYLMNMETVGMMERYDSNGAEMTMVVEGENTFHVAQPRQEILNNTLNHFGLDLDGGLAAAKSVLGGKYRLPVCINAQLGMVWFSSRSFRKRGGVWFSYIHIRDLEEMNEKETMVHTNYGHCLPVSLSKNQLAFKRDQASYLHTTFHGRSLGKKTFYYEPGSGITFCKEPGEVHYRVKGKEI; this is encoded by the coding sequence ATGATGATCCGAAAAAATTATTTAATGAATATGGAAACGGTGGGAATGATGGAGCGTTACGATTCGAATGGTGCCGAGATGACCATGGTAGTGGAAGGAGAAAACACATTCCATGTTGCACAACCGCGCCAGGAAATCCTGAATAACACGCTAAACCACTTTGGATTGGACCTTGACGGCGGGCTTGCAGCAGCAAAATCCGTGCTTGGCGGAAAATACAGGCTGCCCGTCTGTATAAACGCCCAGCTTGGAATGGTCTGGTTCTCCTCCCGCTCTTTCCGGAAAAGAGGAGGGGTCTGGTTTTCCTACATCCACATTCGTGATTTAGAGGAAATGAACGAAAAAGAAACAATGGTCCACACAAACTATGGACATTGCCTTCCTGTATCCTTAAGCAAAAATCAGCTCGCCTTCAAAAGGGACCAAGCATCCTATCTGCATACCACCTTCCATGGACGCTCTTTAGGCAAAAAAACCTTTTATTACGAGCCGGGAAGCGGAATCACCTTTTGCAAAGAACCTGGTGAGGTCCATTACAGGGTGAAAGGGAAGGAAATCTAG
- a CDS encoding protealysin inhibitor emfourin, producing the protein MHIKFSCMGGMANLDLNFQIDTDELPKEKNEELQNLMKTADLPNAQLNKMAGAKAQGFDSFSYQLDIADEKKKQSFSFTDTTAPEAVRPLLDYLRNLAIEIKMAE; encoded by the coding sequence ATGCATATCAAATTTAGCTGCATGGGGGGAATGGCCAACCTCGACTTGAATTTTCAGATAGATACAGATGAATTGCCGAAGGAGAAAAATGAGGAATTACAGAACTTAATGAAGACAGCGGACCTTCCTAATGCTCAACTAAATAAAATGGCCGGAGCTAAAGCTCAAGGGTTTGACTCGTTTTCATACCAGCTGGATATAGCTGATGAAAAGAAGAAACAGTCTTTCTCATTTACTGACACAACAGCTCCAGAGGCAGTTCGGCCCTTGTTGGATTACTTACGTAATTTGGCCATTGAAATAAAGATGGCAGAATGA
- a CDS encoding M4 family metallopeptidase, with protein MHKRDCSKLKCQCFIVPNYILENLAQNEVEEARISLAKSRQMRRRRILKEYDIDGVVALTDAGSGRHGESARHVYDCKGGTKLRENEARKEGDRSSADSVVNAAYDYSGVVRDYFKDVLHRNSIDNQGLDIILNVHYGNKFTNAYWDGDEMVFGDGDGVIFSNFANSLDVIGHELTHGVTQFTSGLEYEGQSGALNEHLSDVFGIAIKQFHLKQTAGDADWLIGADIMGPTLKGQALRSMKAPGTAFDNKLMGKDIQPDHMRNFYKGERDNHGVHINSGIPNKAFYLVSMEIGTDKAALIWFNAMQNLFATANFNQFVQIVIKAAQKLVDSGEVTKTAIETIENAFKAVGLPE; from the coding sequence ATGCACAAAAGAGATTGTTCCAAATTGAAGTGTCAGTGTTTCATTGTACCTAACTATATTCTTGAGAATTTGGCACAAAATGAAGTGGAAGAAGCACGGATCAGTTTAGCGAAAAGCCGTCAAATGCGCAGGCGCAGAATTTTGAAAGAATATGATATTGACGGGGTTGTTGCTTTAACTGATGCAGGATCTGGGCGTCATGGTGAATCTGCCCGCCATGTTTATGATTGTAAAGGAGGAACCAAGCTCCGGGAGAATGAGGCTAGGAAAGAAGGAGATCGATCAAGTGCAGACTCGGTAGTTAACGCTGCATACGATTATAGCGGAGTTGTGCGTGATTATTTCAAGGATGTCTTGCACCGTAATTCAATTGATAACCAAGGCCTTGATATCATTCTGAACGTTCATTATGGGAATAAATTCACGAATGCCTATTGGGACGGGGATGAAATGGTATTTGGTGACGGAGATGGGGTCATCTTTAGCAATTTTGCCAATTCACTCGATGTAATCGGACACGAACTGACACATGGGGTTACGCAGTTCACAAGTGGATTGGAGTATGAAGGTCAGTCGGGGGCCTTGAATGAACATCTTTCGGATGTGTTTGGAATTGCCATAAAACAATTTCATTTAAAGCAAACAGCTGGTGATGCCGATTGGCTAATCGGTGCTGATATAATGGGACCAACACTGAAAGGACAGGCCCTCCGTTCGATGAAAGCACCAGGTACTGCATTTGACAATAAGTTGATGGGTAAAGATATTCAGCCAGATCACATGAGGAACTTCTATAAAGGAGAGCGGGATAATCATGGTGTCCATATCAATAGCGGCATACCCAACAAGGCCTTTTATCTAGTATCCATGGAGATTGGAACGGACAAAGCGGCTTTGATCTGGTTCAATGCAATGCAAAATTTATTTGCAACGGCAAACTTCAATCAATTTGTACAAATAGTCATCAAGGCAGCACAAAAACTTGTTGATAGCGGAGAAGTTACCAAAACAGCCATAGAGACAATCGAAAATGCTTTTAAAGCGGTTGGACTGCCTGAGTAG